From the Mya arenaria isolate MELC-2E11 chromosome 17, ASM2691426v1 genome, the window gttttcagctattaaatacacggttaaagtcttgttatcagtaattaatattttccattgatgaattatttagtaagtagttaaaggtttatgagtcaaaatgttatgtttgttattcatgtgtttgtctgattttgaataagagtgtcactttaagcaatACGTAGTTGAATCGTATTTTATAGTGGTAGATCATAAGTGTAATAAACCAGGAAATGATCATTGGGATTGTCAATGTCTAACAATTCAGGGTGCGAAACAGACACAGAGAGCCTGTCATTCTTGTTCAGCTTGAATATCGCTGACAGGAAACTTGTGTGGTATACACACTTTCCTTCAATTGATTTTTTGGTTTGCATCAACACCCCCGTTGTGCCATATTTGTGTGAAAGGAGATCAACATGATGAACAAAAGTCGTTGGTCTTGTTTCATTGATAGTTGTGCTTGTCTCCATTCGTCTCCGTAGATTCAGCTGCGAAGAAACCATGTAGTAGCCAGGTTGCCGGACAAATATTTCGCCTTCTAGTTCCAAGTGAACGCAATTGTTTGAGTAAAATGTTCGACCGTTTTTATTCCACAGGAGCTTGTGGTGACCTTGAATTAACGAAAGTTTTTATAAAGTATCATAAATTATCAGTGGTAGATGCTACCACAAACAATGAATGATTTCTACATATATGTTATGTAATGTGTTCTAACTTACCGTCAACTATGTAGCTAGGAGTGAAATCTACAATTCCGACAACTTTCGAAAAgggttgtttgttgtttgtttctctTTCACAGTCGGCAAGTAAAGATTCGTCTAATATGTCAAGCAGACctatataatttgataaaaatagaaatattcatttaatgtcaCCTTTTTTGCTTTGGCAAAAGCTGATTGTCAATCTTTGGTTTCTTCTATAAATGGTCTTACACCTGTATCGGCATCAACATTACTGGGTTTTATGCTGAACGAATGACGACCAAACTGCTGTAACATTCGAAATTGTTGACTATTGGAAAGGATATACACCAATGAAAATTGCCGTTTATCGTATAAAACGATCTTTGTATTACCGATTTACTTTACGTCAGGATAATTTGTACTGGCATCATTTTCTTGTCTTATGTCTGCCTTTTCCAAAGGTATTTATTGACATAACATATACTTACTTTGACCGTTTTGCCTGTAATCGTAGTACTGCGTAGCCATTTCCTAGTGCCGAAATAGAGAATACATTAAAACTGACATGGTTGTCGAACATGACACAATCTATTTGTACATAAAATGCGCCAGTAAACGTTTTTTAACTAAACATGctaaattacattaaaatatgaacgttatttttatattacaagCGTTAAAATTGGAGCTGCTCCTACATTGTATCATTTACAACTTAGGTGTGAAATACATAATCTGTCAAACAGACTTGTgttcaaatgttttgatttaccTTCAGAAACACCATCCAAGCCATTTGTTTTACTGGTCCACAACACAACCCATCTTCTCTCATTTGGATAGCTGAATAAGCTCTTTCTTGGCCTGAGTTTTTGTTAGCCTTGGACGCCACTTTGTCGCAAGGAATACACGTTGAGCTTTCATGTAGACTAGGAAAAGATGCTCTTACAAACGCCCAGATTGTTATAAGCACCAGAAAATTTAACGTTAGGACGACGTTTATCACTATACAGACGACAGCTTGCGCTTTTTTGCACTTAGGTTTGCACGTTAAGCTCATAGTGTTTTAGCGCTCTGTGACTGATTGTACTGAACACTACTGCATTGGCTGAACTTCTAAAAGAGAACATTTCATAATGTTAATCATACTGAAATAGTTATGTCATAAATATTTCTATCATTATCCCAGGGTTCAtgatttaatgttaatataaagaggatatttgttaatttcagtcaaagatttttttatttcacgagaAGCTACGGGCGAAACTATAGTTTTACTCTGATCACGAGTTTCTGATTCTTTGAAGCACATTTTCAGATTTCTATTggtgttttgatttatttttctgaatgcCCTTTTTTCAAAAGATTGTCTGGTACCCATGGGACGCCCCTTAAGCAAAGCTGATGACGTGTCTTTTCTATTTCCGGCTCATAGAGTAATAGTTATCAgagttattttattgtttgtcattttataatcattcataaaattatttatgcatctttgtttcaaataataacagttAGTGCACGAAcgtattttaaaattgacaggaaTACATGACCAAAATAACACTGGTCGCCATTTACTGAATGGGAATTTTAAAGGTCGAACGCGTAAATAAACCAAATGTGAATAAAGATTAGATGTATAAGTATTTAAGAGTTTGTTAAATCATAGATGGATATGTAATCATCACTAACTGTCAGAGATCAGAATGATTCGATTAAAGATATGtcgttttccagataaagagataagtaattgttgtgtgaatttccTAGGAAGTTCGTACTACAACACCATACAGATTAACAATATAATTGATAGATTATATTACTTCGAatttatgttcgagcagttgttttcgtTTGTTATAGCAAATGTTCGAACGTTCAGCTTTAAGTTCAAGAAAACGttcgaaaaacaaaataactattCTCATTAATGGTAAGTTAAGTTTATTTGCTAAACTATCTTTATTTATAGGCAacctgttttaatatcaaattagtattttttgcagcattttctgtttcaaaagtGATGAGTTTAGTTTTGATCGAGGGGAAACAACTACGATACccttgattttaaaagtagttctaaaagttgatattttaactacatgtacttaggctgcagtgaaaatatca encodes:
- the LOC128223065 gene encoding uncharacterized protein LOC128223065 → MSLTCKPKCKKAQAVVCIVINVVLTLNFLVLITIWAFVRASFPSLHESSTCIPCDKVASKANKNSGQERAYSAIQMREDGLCCGPVKQMAWMVFLKEMATQYYDYRQNGQSLLDILDESLLADCERETNNKQPFSKVVGIVDFTPSYIVDGHHKLLWNKNGRTFYSNNCVHLELEGEIFVRQPGYYMVSSQLNLRRRMETSTTINETRPTTFVHHVDLLSHKYGTTGVLMQTKKSIEGKCVYHTSFLSAIFKLNKNDRLSVSVSHPELLDIDNPNDHFLVYYTYDLPL